The Paramisgurnus dabryanus chromosome 1, PD_genome_1.1, whole genome shotgun sequence genome includes a window with the following:
- the pthlha gene encoding parathyroid hormone-like hormone a isoform X2, producing MKMLCSRQVLQQWLFALFLLCSPVPHHGRPVDALSSRMKRSVTHAQLMHDKGRTLQEFKRRMWLQELLDEVHTAEIREAQQQRGAIGSSGGGGSTLAATMPIDAGMGIALGTDTVNPKPAGGTKNLPNSFRLEDEEGTNLPQETNKSQTYKESSLKAINKRKKKGRAGKRREGEKRKRRTRSLRRSPLEEFGSGFHLEWRPYSGQL from the exons ATGAAGATGTTGTGTTCTAGACAGGTTCTCCAACAGTGGCTCTTTGCTCTGTTCTTACTGTGTTCTCCTGTTCCTCACCACGGCCGGCCCGTCGATGCCCTCAGCAGTCGAAT GAAGCGTTCAGTAACGCATGCTCAGCTGATGCACGATAAGGGACGGACGCTGCAGGAATTTAAGAGACGCATGTGGCTGCAGGAATTACTGGATGAAGTCCATACGGCCGAGATCCGTGAAGCTCAGCAGCAGAGAGGAGCGATTGGCAGCAGCGGAGGTGGAGGTAGCACTCTCGCCGCCACCATGCCGATAGATGCAGGCATGGGGATCGCCTTGGGAACGGACACCGTCAATCCGAAACCTGCCGGAGGAACCAAGAATCTGCCGAACAGCTTCCGTCTGGAGGACGAGGAGGGCACCAACCTACCGCAGGAAACCAATAAATCACAAACGTACAAAGAGAGCTCGCTGAAGGCCATCAATAAGAGAAAGAAGAAGGGTCGGGCAGGGAAGAGAAGAGAGGGTGagaagaggaagaggaggactCGCTCGCTCAGGCGATCGCCACTAGAAGAGTTTGGGAGCGGCTTCCACCTGGAGTGGCGGCCGTACTCGGGTCAGCTTTAA
- the pthlha gene encoding parathyroid hormone-like hormone a isoform X1: MLDKRLSPGLTQRCLFICFSLKTLRSLASCLKGQTNQRRTQSSLCYRERMKMLCSRQVLQQWLFALFLLCSPVPHHGRPVDALSSRMKRSVTHAQLMHDKGRTLQEFKRRMWLQELLDEVHTAEIREAQQQRGAIGSSGGGGSTLAATMPIDAGMGIALGTDTVNPKPAGGTKNLPNSFRLEDEEGTNLPQETNKSQTYKESSLKAINKRKKKGRAGKRREGEKRKRRTRSLRRSPLEEFGSGFHLEWRPYSGQL, encoded by the exons ATGCTGGACAAGAGACTTTCACCTGGGCTAACACAGCgctgtttattcatttgtttcaGCCTGAAAACTTTGAGGAGTCTTGCGTCGTGTCTCAAAGGACAGACGAATCAGAGACGCACACAAAGCTCATTGTGTT ATCGCGAGAGGATGAAGATGTTGTGTTCTAGACAGGTTCTCCAACAGTGGCTCTTTGCTCTGTTCTTACTGTGTTCTCCTGTTCCTCACCACGGCCGGCCCGTCGATGCCCTCAGCAGTCGAAT GAAGCGTTCAGTAACGCATGCTCAGCTGATGCACGATAAGGGACGGACGCTGCAGGAATTTAAGAGACGCATGTGGCTGCAGGAATTACTGGATGAAGTCCATACGGCCGAGATCCGTGAAGCTCAGCAGCAGAGAGGAGCGATTGGCAGCAGCGGAGGTGGAGGTAGCACTCTCGCCGCCACCATGCCGATAGATGCAGGCATGGGGATCGCCTTGGGAACGGACACCGTCAATCCGAAACCTGCCGGAGGAACCAAGAATCTGCCGAACAGCTTCCGTCTGGAGGACGAGGAGGGCACCAACCTACCGCAGGAAACCAATAAATCACAAACGTACAAAGAGAGCTCGCTGAAGGCCATCAATAAGAGAAAGAAGAAGGGTCGGGCAGGGAAGAGAAGAGAGGGTGagaagaggaagaggaggactCGCTCGCTCAGGCGATCGCCACTAGAAGAGTTTGGGAGCGGCTTCCACCTGGAGTGGCGGCCGTACTCGGGTCAGCTTTAA